In Erigeron canadensis isolate Cc75 chromosome 1, C_canadensis_v1, whole genome shotgun sequence, a single window of DNA contains:
- the LOC122585472 gene encoding calcium-binding protein KIC-like: MEEKGYQDLLPVMAEKLDLSTFMEELCGGFRLLADEKIGVITPQSLRNNSRVLGIEEMTMEDAHGMVKEGDLDGDGYLNETEFCILMVRLSPEMMQDAEMWLEKAIEDEIIKKACTCTSPSLDYIE; this comes from the coding sequence ggaagAAAAAGGATATCAAGACTTGCTTCCTGTGATGGCGGAGAAACTAGATCTTAGCACTTTCATGGAGGAGCTATGTGGCGGTTTTCGTCTACTGGCAGACGAAAAAATAGGGGTGATCACACCGCAAAGTTTACGAAATAATTCAAGAGTTCTTGGAATTGAAGAAATGACCATGGAAGATGCACATGGTATGGTTAAGGAAGGTGACCTTGATGGAGATGGGTACTTGAACGAAACCGAGTTTTGTATACTCATGGTGAGACTTAGTCCAGAAATGATGCAAGATGCAGAGATGTGGTTGGAAAAAGCCATTGAAGATGAGATCATCAAGAAAGCTTGTACTTGTACTTCACCATCACTGGATTATATTGAATAA